From Pelotomaculum schinkii, the proteins below share one genomic window:
- the alr gene encoding alanine racemase, whose protein sequence is MNLQPFPVWAEIDLQAVAGNMREIRRVTAATARVMAVVKANAYGHGAVEVSRVALANGADWLGVARVAEGTALREAGIEAPVLVLGYITPEQCDEVVRRRLTQAVYTREMGLALAEAAVRAGTKARVHFKVDTGMGRIGWTEPSRVIQETLELARNPNLEIEGIFTHFAAADAADKQYTQRQFQKFMEIIEKLRQNGLEFPLRHAANSAAIMELPETHLDLVRAGIIVYGLYPSDEVDRGRVALSPVMSLKARVAYVKDVPAGFKVSYGCTYATERDTNIATLPLGYADGYSRLLSSRGEVLLNGRRAPVVGRVCMDQLMVDAGDIPGVKIGDEAVLIGRQNGEKISADDIAARIGTINYEVTCMVNQRVPRVYV, encoded by the coding sequence ATGAATTTGCAGCCGTTTCCGGTGTGGGCAGAAATTGATTTACAGGCGGTTGCCGGGAACATGCGGGAAATTCGCAGGGTTACCGCTGCCACAGCCCGGGTCATGGCTGTGGTCAAAGCCAATGCTTATGGGCACGGGGCCGTGGAGGTCAGCCGGGTAGCCCTAGCTAACGGCGCGGACTGGTTGGGTGTAGCCCGCGTGGCGGAAGGTACGGCTCTGCGCGAGGCGGGCATAGAAGCGCCTGTTTTAGTGCTGGGATACATAACGCCTGAGCAGTGTGATGAGGTGGTACGGCGCCGGCTGACGCAAGCTGTTTACACCCGGGAAATGGGGCTTGCTCTGGCGGAAGCTGCCGTCCGGGCAGGGACCAAAGCGAGGGTCCATTTCAAGGTTGATACAGGGATGGGGCGGATTGGCTGGACAGAGCCATCCCGCGTGATACAGGAAACCCTGGAACTGGCCCGCAACCCCAACCTGGAAATAGAAGGGATTTTTACCCACTTTGCCGCAGCCGATGCTGCGGACAAACAATACACACAGCGGCAATTTCAAAAGTTCATGGAAATCATTGAAAAGCTGCGCCAAAACGGGCTGGAGTTTCCCTTGCGGCACGCGGCCAACAGCGCGGCGATAATGGAGTTGCCGGAAACCCACCTTGACCTGGTCAGGGCCGGCATCATAGTCTACGGCCTGTATCCGTCAGATGAAGTCGACCGCGGCAGGGTTGCGCTCAGCCCGGTAATGAGCCTAAAGGCCCGGGTGGCCTATGTAAAAGACGTCCCGGCCGGCTTCAAGGTTAGCTACGGGTGCACTTACGCTACAGAGCGTGACACAAATATCGCCACGCTCCCTTTGGGCTACGCCGATGGTTATTCAAGGCTGCTCTCATCAAGGGGGGAAGTCCTGTTAAACGGCCGGCGGGCGCCGGTCGTGGGCAGGGTGTGTATGGACCAGCTGATGGTGGACGCCGGCGATATCCCCGGTGTAAAAATAGGGGACGAAGCAGTGCTAATCGGGCGGCAGAACGGTGAGAAAATTTCTGCTGATGATATTGCCGCCAGGATCGGCACCATTAATTACGAAGTGACGTGCATGGTCAACCAACGTGTTCCGAGGGTATATGTTTAA
- a CDS encoding P-II family nitrogen regulator, producing MKKIEAVIRPEKLEEVKEALGRFGIHGMTVSQVVGCGLQKGRVGVYRGHEYNINLLPKLKLEIVLKDQWVKDVVDIISQKARTEAIGDGKIFIFPVEEVVRIRTGESGEDAL from the coding sequence GTGAAAAAAATTGAAGCGGTAATCCGCCCTGAAAAGCTGGAAGAGGTTAAGGAGGCTCTGGGCAGGTTCGGTATTCATGGCATGACGGTGAGTCAGGTAGTGGGCTGTGGCCTGCAAAAAGGGCGTGTGGGGGTTTACCGGGGGCATGAGTATAACATTAATCTGCTGCCCAAGTTGAAGCTTGAGATAGTGCTGAAAGACCAGTGGGTTAAGGATGTAGTGGATATCATCAGCCAAAAAGCCCGCACTGAAGCGATTGGTGACGGCAAGATATTCATTTTCCCGGTGGAAGAGGTTGTTCGGATCAGAACCGGGGAATCAGGCGAAGACGCCCTGTAA
- a CDS encoding ammonium transporter, with product MEPTIKELASGIDTIWVLLCAALVFFMEGGFAFLEAGFIRAKNSMNIVMKVFTDSTLGMLSYWAFGFGIMYGLDKAGLFGTSGFFMEGNLEHIQLRVPIYAYWLFQAAFAMAMASIVSGAVAERMKFSPYIIYTVLAAGLIYPLAGHWVWAAGGWLYNLGMLDFAGSAVVHAVGGWSALAAVMVLGPRTGKYNEDGSMNVLPAHNLHLAFLGTFILWFGWFGFNPGSSLSGLDMNIARIAVTTNLAAAAGGTAGTLFTKFRYGKADPSMAMNGALAGLAAITAGCAFVSPLSAVIIGAVAGVLVVLAVAFFDRIKADDPVGAIAVHGVNGTWGVLAVGLFAQNGGLLYGGGFKLLGVQALGVVSVSVLAFALTYLILSALKKTVGIRVSVEEEFEGMDVIEHGMPAYTGLVTSPLYDVDEAPLHAAAEDRKPALRLS from the coding sequence GTGGAACCGACTATAAAGGAGCTGGCGTCAGGTATTGATACCATCTGGGTGCTTTTGTGCGCAGCCCTGGTATTTTTTATGGAAGGCGGCTTTGCCTTTTTAGAGGCCGGTTTTATTCGAGCAAAAAACTCCATGAATATTGTCATGAAAGTTTTTACCGACAGTACTTTAGGCATGTTGAGCTATTGGGCCTTTGGCTTCGGCATTATGTACGGTCTGGACAAGGCGGGACTTTTCGGTACCAGCGGGTTTTTTATGGAAGGAAACCTGGAGCACATCCAACTGAGAGTGCCCATCTACGCTTACTGGCTTTTCCAGGCGGCTTTCGCCATGGCCATGGCTTCCATCGTTTCGGGAGCGGTTGCCGAGCGGATGAAATTCAGCCCCTACATAATCTACACCGTTCTGGCCGCCGGGTTGATTTACCCCCTGGCGGGACACTGGGTTTGGGCCGCCGGCGGTTGGCTCTATAACCTGGGCATGCTGGACTTCGCCGGTTCTGCCGTGGTCCACGCGGTGGGGGGGTGGAGCGCCCTGGCCGCGGTTATGGTGTTGGGTCCGCGGACGGGCAAGTATAACGAAGACGGGTCGATGAATGTGCTGCCCGCCCATAACCTGCACCTGGCCTTTCTGGGAACGTTCATCCTGTGGTTCGGCTGGTTTGGCTTTAACCCCGGCAGTTCTCTTTCAGGTCTCGACATGAATATCGCCAGGATTGCCGTTACCACGAACCTGGCTGCGGCTGCCGGCGGGACGGCGGGAACCCTCTTTACCAAGTTCAGGTACGGCAAGGCTGATCCCAGCATGGCCATGAACGGCGCGCTGGCGGGCCTGGCAGCCATAACCGCCGGGTGCGCCTTTGTCAGCCCGTTAAGCGCGGTAATTATTGGCGCGGTGGCAGGGGTACTGGTGGTGCTGGCGGTAGCGTTTTTTGACCGGATTAAAGCTGATGACCCGGTCGGCGCCATTGCCGTCCACGGTGTTAACGGTACCTGGGGGGTCCTGGCCGTGGGGCTTTTCGCCCAGAATGGCGGCTTGTTGTACGGCGGCGGCTTTAAACTCCTGGGGGTGCAGGCTCTGGGTGTTGTGTCGGTATCGGTTCTGGCTTTTGCTTTAACCTACCTTATTCTCAGCGCTCTGAAGAAGACAGTTGGGATCAGGGTCTCGGTGGAGGAAGAGTTCGAAGGTATGGATGTTATTGAACACGGTATGCCGGCCTATACCGGATTGGTAACCTCACCCCTTTACGATGTGGATGAAGCCCCTCTTCACGCCGCCGCTGAAGATAGAAAACCTGCACTGCGCCTGTCGTGA
- a CDS encoding molybdopterin-dependent oxidoreductase: protein MKREVITTCTRDCTNTCGLIATVEHGKVVSLRGNPKHPVNQGRVCHKCAGFVKRVYSPERVLTPLRRKGSAWARISWTDALDEIAGRMDKIKERFGSEAILYYQGFGERTALKLLNNRFFNLFGGVTTIHGTLCGGTGQASQDLDFGRRISHDPFDHLNSKSLILWGRNPVITNINLLPVIKQIRKQDSPVILIDPVASESRSICDYHIQPAPGKDAYLAMAAAKIILSRGAEDIDFLMRHSEGFDAFKKVLDSFTVEQLAVHCDVPVGQIELLAEVLMNKKPTAILLGWGLHRWEHAHYTIRSIDALSAITGNIGVAGGGVSQGFEEYGPYDLNLMGHELNPPRRKFLMPLIGEEILMAQDPPVEMIFVTAGNPVSMAPNSAKVAKAFAKTPFVVVAGHFLDDTADYADIFLPVTTFLEETDIAAGFGHNYVGPVNRAIEPLGESKSDFEMFHALAARFSFGAEFNHSPEEWLSMLTAPLLAKGVALGELSKGPVRVPDAPMVPYAGRIFPTPSGKFSFLAEFEPPTTSHDAEFPFYLMSVMARDWIGSELTLSEQSELLVVRMNSQEGLKLGLCDGDTVRIVSMAGEMKARLKLDDAQRRDIVVCPRGGWIKAGRGINVLTRDLVSKVGNGTPYFETKVNIKRVENVCGEINDSN, encoded by the coding sequence ATGAAGCGAGAAGTAATTACTACTTGCACGAGGGACTGTACCAATACCTGTGGCCTGATCGCTACGGTGGAACACGGCAAAGTCGTAAGCTTAAGAGGAAACCCGAAACATCCTGTCAATCAGGGTAGAGTGTGCCATAAGTGCGCCGGGTTTGTGAAACGGGTTTACAGTCCTGAACGCGTACTCACACCGCTGCGCAGAAAAGGCAGCGCCTGGGCGCGGATTTCCTGGACAGACGCGCTGGATGAAATCGCCGGGCGGATGGATAAGATTAAGGAGCGTTTCGGCTCCGAAGCTATTCTGTACTATCAGGGCTTTGGGGAGCGTACGGCGCTAAAACTATTAAATAACAGATTTTTTAATTTATTCGGCGGGGTTACCACTATTCACGGCACTCTTTGCGGCGGTACCGGCCAGGCCTCTCAAGACCTTGATTTCGGGCGCCGCATTTCACATGATCCATTTGATCATCTTAACAGTAAGTCATTGATCCTTTGGGGAAGAAACCCTGTTATTACCAATATAAATTTGCTGCCTGTTATTAAACAAATACGTAAACAAGATAGTCCGGTCATATTAATTGATCCGGTGGCATCGGAAAGTAGAAGTATTTGTGATTACCATATACAGCCTGCCCCCGGGAAAGATGCCTATTTGGCGATGGCGGCAGCCAAGATCATTTTATCTCGCGGCGCAGAGGACATTGACTTCCTGATGCGCCATAGCGAGGGATTTGATGCCTTCAAGAAAGTGTTGGATTCCTTTACAGTGGAACAACTGGCCGTCCATTGCGATGTTCCTGTCGGGCAAATTGAGTTGCTGGCGGAAGTCCTTATGAATAAAAAGCCAACCGCTATTCTTTTGGGATGGGGGCTGCACCGTTGGGAACATGCCCATTATACCATTCGCAGTATTGATGCTTTGAGCGCCATTACCGGTAATATTGGCGTGGCTGGCGGTGGCGTGAGTCAGGGTTTTGAGGAATACGGGCCTTATGACCTGAATTTAATGGGACACGAACTCAATCCGCCTCGCAGAAAGTTTTTGATGCCGCTCATCGGGGAAGAGATCTTAATGGCCCAGGATCCGCCTGTAGAGATGATTTTTGTTACCGCGGGTAATCCGGTAAGCATGGCTCCAAATTCTGCAAAGGTGGCGAAAGCGTTCGCGAAAACCCCGTTTGTGGTAGTAGCGGGGCACTTCCTGGATGACACGGCCGACTATGCGGATATATTTTTACCCGTTACTACGTTCCTGGAAGAGACAGACATTGCAGCCGGTTTCGGTCATAACTATGTCGGACCGGTAAACCGCGCTATTGAACCTTTAGGTGAGAGTAAGTCTGATTTCGAAATGTTTCATGCGTTGGCTGCAAGGTTCTCCTTCGGAGCTGAATTCAACCACAGTCCGGAGGAGTGGTTGTCTATGCTGACGGCTCCTTTGCTTGCCAAGGGAGTGGCTTTGGGGGAGCTTTCTAAGGGGCCGGTAAGGGTTCCGGACGCTCCTATGGTTCCTTACGCCGGCCGGATTTTCCCGACTCCTTCGGGCAAGTTTTCTTTTTTAGCGGAGTTTGAGCCACCAACCACGAGCCATGACGCAGAATTTCCATTCTATTTAATGTCGGTTATGGCACGCGATTGGATTGGTTCGGAGTTGACGCTGTCTGAACAGAGTGAATTGCTTGTGGTTCGCATGAATTCACAAGAGGGATTGAAACTGGGTTTGTGTGATGGAGATACAGTTCGCATTGTAAGTATGGCCGGGGAAATGAAGGCCAGGCTAAAGCTGGACGATGCGCAAAGAAGGGATATTGTCGTATGCCCCAGGGGGGGGTGGATTAAGGCCGGCAGGGGGATTAACGTGTTAACACGCGATCTGGTAAGTAAAGTGGGAAATGGAACACCTTATTTTGAAACAAAGGTAAACATCAAGCGTGTTGAAAACGTATGTGGTGAAATAAATGACAGCAATTAG